In a single window of the Chondrocystis sp. NIES-4102 genome:
- the rpl11 gene encoding 50S ribosomal protein L11, which produces MPRKVVALIKLALPAGKANPAPPVGPALGQHGVNIMAFCKEYNAKTADKVGLVIPVEISVFEDRSFTFVLKTPPASVLIKKAAGVEKGASEPNKQKVATITRDQLREIAQTKLPDLNANDIEAAMNIVAGTAKNMGIAIAD; this is translated from the coding sequence ATGCCTAGAAAAGTTGTAGCTTTAATTAAATTGGCTTTACCAGCAGGTAAGGCAAACCCCGCACCTCCAGTCGGCCCAGCTTTGGGTCAACACGGTGTAAACATTATGGCGTTTTGTAAAGAATACAACGCTAAAACTGCCGATAAAGTAGGGCTAGTAATTCCTGTAGAAATTTCTGTATTTGAGGATAGAAGTTTTACATTTGTTTTAAAAACACCTCCAGCATCAGTTTTAATTAAAAAAGCAGCAGGAGTTGAAAAAGGTGCAAGTGAGCCGAATAAGCAAAAAGTTGCTACCATAACTCGTGATCAACTAAGAGAAATCGCTCAAACAAAGCTACCCGATCTTAATGCTAATGACATTGAAGCAGCGATGAATATCGTAGCAGGGACAGCTAAAAATATGGGAATTGCGATCGCTGACTAA
- a CDS encoding preprotein translocase subunit SecE, giving the protein MAKKEIVNKENPVIKESAGGNNITEFAVETKEELGKVVWPSRQQLISESAAVILMVILVSTIIYLIDQVFAWGAGKVF; this is encoded by the coding sequence TTGGCTAAAAAAGAGATAGTAAATAAAGAAAACCCCGTAATCAAAGAATCAGCAGGTGGCAATAATATTACCGAATTCGCTGTGGAAACAAAAGAAGAATTAGGTAAAGTCGTCTGGCCTTCTCGCCAACAATTAATTAGTGAGTCGGCAGCAGTGATTTTAATGGTAATTTTAGTATCGACAATCATTTATTTGATTGATCAAGTCTTTGCTTGGGGAGCAGGAAAGGTATTCTAA
- a CDS encoding ribosomal protein L1 codes for MTKKMSRRMRELQQKVDQDKVYQPLEALQLLKETATAKFDETAEAHIKLGIDPKYTDQQLRTTVSLPKGTGQTVRVAVIARGEQVKEAEEAGAEIYGSEELIEEIQKGMMDFDILIATPDMMPKVAKLGRALGPKGLMPSPKGGTVTADLKPAVEAFKAGKLEFRADKTGIVHVMFGKASFSAEDLLVNLKALQETVDRNRPSGAKGRYWRTVYVSASMGPSIQVDVSALQDLSLTGVA; via the coding sequence ATGACTAAAAAAATGTCTCGCAGAATGCGGGAATTGCAACAAAAAGTAGACCAAGATAAAGTTTACCAGCCTCTAGAGGCACTACAATTGCTCAAAGAGACAGCTACAGCAAAATTTGATGAAACTGCCGAAGCCCATATCAAATTAGGTATTGATCCTAAATATACCGACCAGCAATTGAGAACTACGGTTAGTTTACCCAAAGGTACAGGGCAAACTGTAAGAGTTGCAGTAATTGCTCGTGGTGAGCAAGTCAAAGAAGCAGAAGAAGCTGGGGCTGAAATCTATGGTTCAGAAGAACTAATTGAAGAAATTCAAAAAGGCATGATGGATTTTGATATCTTGATTGCTACCCCTGATATGATGCCTAAAGTAGCCAAGTTAGGACGTGCTTTAGGGCCAAAAGGGTTAATGCCCTCCCCTAAAGGTGGAACTGTTACTGCTGACTTAAAACCAGCCGTCGAAGCATTTAAAGCTGGTAAGTTAGAATTTCGGGCTGACAAAACTGGCATCGTTCATGTTATGTTTGGTAAGGCATCTTTTAGTGCGGAAGATCTCTTAGTTAATCTAAAAGCTTTACAGGAAACCGTTGACCGTAATCGTCCTTCGGGAGCAAAAGGTCGTTATTGGCGTACTGTCTACGTTTCCGCTTCTATGGGCCCATCAATTCAAGTTGATGTTAGTGCTTTACAAGATTTAAGTTTAACAGGAGTCGCCTAA
- the nusG gene encoding transcription antitermination protein, whose amino-acid sequence MTDTVDIPEDNHQQSEEVQAKPKGTARWYAVQVASGCEKRVKTDIEMRIQTLDIKDRVLQVQIPQTPSVKIRKDGSRYTSDEKVFPGYVLVKMLMDDDAWQVVKNTPNVINFVGAEQKRRYGRGRGHVKPLPLSRNEVERIFKQSEQEPVIKIDMEIGDKIAVLSGPFKEFEGEVIEVSPERSKLKALLSIFGRDTPVELEFNQVEKQN is encoded by the coding sequence ATGACTGATACCGTAGATATACCAGAAGATAATCATCAACAAAGCGAAGAAGTTCAGGCAAAGCCAAAAGGAACTGCTCGCTGGTACGCAGTGCAAGTAGCTTCAGGGTGTGAAAAACGCGTCAAAACAGATATTGAAATGCGAATTCAAACCCTAGACATTAAAGATCGGGTATTACAGGTACAGATTCCTCAAACTCCAAGTGTCAAAATCCGTAAGGATGGCTCACGTTACACTAGCGACGAGAAAGTTTTTCCTGGCTACGTATTAGTGAAGATGCTCATGGATGATGATGCTTGGCAGGTAGTAAAAAATACTCCTAATGTGATTAACTTTGTAGGGGCGGAACAAAAACGCCGTTATGGTAGAGGCAGAGGTCATGTAAAACCTTTACCTCTATCTCGTAACGAAGTAGAGCGCATCTTCAAGCAATCTGAACAAGAACCTGTCATTAAAATTGACATGGAAATTGGAGATAAAATTGCTGTCCTTTCAGGGCCATTTAAGGAATTTGAAGGGGAAGTAATAGAAGTTAGCCCAGAAAGAAGTAAGTTAAAAGCCTTACTATCTATTTTTGGGCGAGATACTCCAGTAGAATTGGAGTTTAATCAAGTCGAAAAACAAAACTAA
- the rplS gene encoding ribosomal protein L19 — translation MNAEAIIRSIEAEHLKSDVPKIYVGDTVEIGVKITEGNKERIQPYKGTVIAIQNGGLNETITVRKVFQGVGVERVFLLHSPMIDKIKVERRGKVRRAKLYYLRDRVGKATRIKQRFDRPI, via the coding sequence ATGAATGCCGAAGCGATAATACGTTCCATTGAAGCGGAACATCTAAAATCAGATGTACCCAAAATATATGTCGGTGACACTGTAGAAATTGGTGTCAAAATCACCGAAGGAAACAAAGAGCGAATTCAACCTTATAAAGGTACAGTGATCGCCATACAAAACGGTGGTTTAAACGAAACTATTACAGTACGTAAAGTGTTCCAAGGGGTGGGAGTAGAAAGAGTATTTCTTTTACACTCTCCTATGATAGATAAAATAAAAGTAGAGCGTCGTGGTAAAGTACGACGTGCCAAACTATATTATTTACGCGATCGCGTAGGTAAAGCAACTAGAATTAAACAGCGTTTCGACCGCCCTATTTAA
- a CDS encoding putative hydrolase, giving the protein MKIKTDKIQAGKFEWFYRQTEIESDRTPVLFLHGLPAHSHTWQKIMSILADDNIPSIAPDWLGCGFSDKPSQRDFAYNAEAFIGALGELITALKLEKFYLVVQGFLGSVGIQYALQNSDQIEGLIILNSPITNDAKLPWVMKQMTLPLVGDMMTQDPLLVDRTLEKGSGFVIADEDLNILRKPFLQSSAVGRSLMTILKKLQLDKTTATIATGLSTWSKPTLIIWGSADKWLNIDEVKKLASTNAEITLVELPEAKHYPQEHWGSDVAKEIVQFFRRQVF; this is encoded by the coding sequence ATGAAAATAAAAACAGATAAAATCCAAGCAGGTAAATTTGAATGGTTTTATCGGCAGACTGAAATAGAGAGCGATCGCACTCCTGTACTATTTTTACATGGCTTACCTGCCCATAGTCATACTTGGCAAAAAATCATGTCTATTTTAGCCGATGACAATATACCTAGTATTGCTCCAGATTGGCTTGGTTGTGGCTTTTCAGATAAACCCAGTCAAAGGGATTTTGCTTATAATGCAGAAGCTTTTATAGGTGCATTGGGAGAATTAATCACGGCTTTAAAACTAGAAAAATTCTATTTAGTGGTGCAAGGGTTTTTAGGTTCAGTTGGTATACAGTACGCCTTACAAAATAGCGATCAAATAGAAGGTTTGATTATTCTCAATTCTCCCATCACAAATGACGCTAAACTTCCTTGGGTAATGAAACAAATGACTTTACCTTTAGTGGGAGATATGATGACCCAAGACCCCTTATTAGTTGATCGCACCTTAGAAAAGGGTAGTGGTTTTGTTATTGCGGATGAGGATTTAAATATCTTGCGTAAACCTTTTTTGCAAAGTTCGGCAGTTGGTAGATCTTTAATGACTATTCTCAAAAAATTACAATTAGACAAAACCACAGCAACAATTGCTACAGGTCTAAGTACATGGTCAAAACCAACTTTAATTATTTGGGGAAGTGCTGATAAATGGTTAAATATAGACGAGGTTAAAAAACTCGCTAGTACTAATGCCGAAATCACTTTAGTCGAATTACCCGAAGCCAAACATTACCCTCAAGAACACTGGGGATCTGATGTTGCCAAAGAAATTGTGCAGTTTTTCCGTCGTCAAGTGTTTTAA
- a CDS encoding FAD dependent oxidoreductase: MSKIVIIGCGIVGAAIAYELSLVAGLDITVVEQHTPASGSTGAALGVLMGVISQKKKGRAWRLRQTSLKRYQTLIPELQAITGLSIPVNRQGVLKLLFEGDNFEQWQKLQAFRALEGWELIIGDRAYLNQQCPHLLNDQIIGAVYSPNDLQVNPVKLTEALVAAATLNGVKFYFHSTVINCLTHSQDNGLSCNKIETTQGEIAVDQLVISAGLGSTPLTQFLQQTIPIVPVLGQAIRFKLNQPLGKSDFQPVITGNDIHIVPLGNQEYWLGATVEFPIPTAETIADPQLLEQVKQGAIAFCPQLKDATILETWSGKRPRPDGISAPIIGTLPGYSNVLLATAHYRNGVLLAPATALDIVSMIRGNLNC; encoded by the coding sequence ATGAGCAAAATTGTCATTATTGGTTGCGGAATTGTTGGTGCTGCGATCGCTTACGAACTTAGTTTAGTTGCTGGGTTGGATATTACTGTCGTTGAACAGCACACACCAGCTTCAGGCTCAACAGGAGCAGCTTTAGGGGTATTGATGGGGGTAATTAGTCAGAAGAAAAAAGGTCGTGCTTGGCGGTTACGTCAAACTAGTCTTAAACGTTATCAAACCTTAATTCCTGAATTGCAAGCTATCACAGGGCTATCTATACCCGTTAACCGTCAGGGAGTTTTAAAATTGCTCTTTGAAGGTGATAATTTTGAACAATGGCAAAAATTGCAGGCATTTCGCGCCTTGGAAGGATGGGAATTAATTATTGGCGATCGCGCTTATCTTAATCAGCAATGTCCTCATTTGCTTAATGATCAGATTATTGGTGCTGTTTATTCTCCCAACGATCTACAAGTTAACCCCGTAAAATTAACTGAAGCATTGGTAGCAGCAGCCACCCTTAATGGAGTTAAGTTTTATTTTCATTCCACAGTTATTAATTGTCTAACTCATTCACAGGATAATGGATTATCTTGTAATAAAATAGAAACCACTCAAGGAGAAATTGCAGTAGATCAATTAGTTATCTCTGCAGGTTTGGGTTCTACTCCTTTAACTCAATTTTTACAACAAACAATTCCTATTGTGCCTGTTTTAGGACAAGCTATTAGATTTAAATTAAACCAACCTTTGGGTAAATCTGATTTTCAACCCGTTATTACAGGTAATGATATTCACATTGTCCCTTTAGGTAATCAAGAATACTGGTTAGGGGCTACAGTGGAATTTCCTATCCCCACCGCCGAAACTATCGCCGATCCTCAATTATTAGAACAAGTAAAACAAGGCGCGATCGCTTTTTGCCCTCAATTAAAGGATGCCACAATTTTAGAAACATGGTCGGGTAAACGTCCTCGCCCTGATGGTATTTCCGCCCCTATTATCGGCACTCTACCAGGTTATAGTAATGTGTTACTCGCCACCGCCCATTATCGTAACGGTGTTTTACTCGCCCCTGCTACAGCTTTAGATATTGTTTCGATGATTCGTGGTAATTTGAATTGTTAA
- a CDS encoding photosystem II protein PsbQ has product MKIFRPILSLILVLVTTVLVSCGSPNASAPPTYTPEKLQQISTYRIPLDLARQRISELGKYIADEDWVNADSFLHGPLGLMRRDLTYLSKALLPDEQEPALNVAKDIFKHIENIDAAVGEKNYTVAISQYKEMVSDLDAYTQLIPQAKESGDA; this is encoded by the coding sequence ATGAAGATTTTTCGTCCTATTCTTTCTTTAATATTAGTCTTGGTGACAACTGTTTTAGTTAGCTGTGGCAGTCCTAACGCATCAGCACCACCTACCTATACCCCCGAAAAATTACAGCAAATTAGCACCTATCGTATTCCTTTAGACTTAGCTCGTCAAAGGATTTCTGAATTAGGTAAATATATTGCTGATGAAGACTGGGTAAATGCAGATAGTTTTCTTCATGGCCCTTTAGGACTAATGAGAAGAGACTTAACTTATTTATCTAAAGCTTTATTACCTGATGAACAAGAGCCTGCTTTAAACGTAGCTAAAGATATTTTTAAACACATTGAAAATATTGATGCTGCCGTTGGTGAGAAAAATTATACTGTTGCTATAAGTCAGTATAAAGAAATGGTGTCTGATTTAGATGCCTACACTCAGTTAATTCCTCAAGCTAAAGAGTCTGGGGATGCTTAA
- a CDS encoding putative restriction enzyme: MSLQNIGIKDNYRSDRDNLIYDFYIPCLSATILYSRAVGYFSSTSIVAVSQGLAALIEAGGKMRLVASPCLSHEDIKAIDKGLKQKEEVVSKAIIQEFNIVSKDRLACLSWLLSKGVLEIKLAIANIEQQPSLYHEKMGILTDNNNKIAFIGSINETGSGLANNFENIEVFCSWKGEEAKRVQRINQDFEMLWSNKTAKAEIMSFPEAAARKLLEYRPNIKPTIRRKRTLVAEAKSNYHIDEQRKPLHNLDIILRPYQEVALVKFKSANYRGILAMATGAGKTITALACASSIEDLDLIIIVVPIKDLVQQWMNELDKLTNFYYPIAAVGKSENWRNKLYRKVRLIHANIQTVKRLPTVLVGTYNGLSKTAIAELIDDAGGLPKKSLIIADEVHTAGAKQYRRILRNDFTCRLGLSATPIRPNDEDGTEFVLNYFGNIIYELNIEQAIKLNILCQYKYYVYIVTLTDEENAEYQRLTKKIAKLLHSNNKQVNKSINRLIIERSRIIKSASDKIAILDQIIQDHPINKGMIYCADINQANIVCHQLSQKGMIVSRFTSIEDKQRPQILNDFSQGRLDALVAVKCLDEGVDIPAAQEAIILASDTSQRQFIQRRGRILRKAPGKETATLIDILVVPPIGDEQVKLIKSEINRIKHFATTASNKATVITKLRDELSHYGITIGDLY, translated from the coding sequence TTGAGTTTACAGAATATAGGTATTAAAGATAATTATCGTAGCGATCGCGACAATTTAATATATGACTTTTATATTCCTTGCCTATCAGCAACTATTTTATATAGTCGGGCAGTAGGATATTTTTCTAGTACTTCTATTGTGGCTGTTTCTCAAGGACTAGCAGCTTTAATTGAAGCTGGTGGAAAAATGCGCTTGGTAGCATCACCTTGTCTTTCTCATGAAGATATAAAAGCTATTGATAAAGGGTTAAAACAAAAGGAGGAAGTAGTTAGTAAAGCAATAATTCAAGAATTTAATATTGTTAGTAAAGATAGACTAGCTTGTTTATCTTGGTTATTAAGTAAAGGTGTATTGGAAATAAAATTAGCAATAGCTAATATTGAGCAACAGCCTAGTCTTTATCACGAAAAGATGGGTATTTTGACTGATAATAATAATAAAATAGCTTTTATTGGTTCAATTAATGAAACAGGATCAGGACTAGCTAATAATTTTGAAAATATAGAAGTTTTTTGTTCTTGGAAAGGAGAAGAAGCTAAACGAGTTCAACGTATAAATCAAGATTTTGAAATGTTATGGTCAAATAAAACCGCCAAGGCAGAAATTATGAGTTTTCCTGAAGCAGCAGCCCGTAAGTTATTAGAATATCGTCCTAATATTAAGCCAACAATACGACGAAAGCGGACATTAGTTGCAGAAGCAAAAAGTAATTATCATATTGATGAACAAAGAAAACCGCTTCATAATCTCGATATTATTTTAAGACCTTATCAAGAAGTAGCTTTAGTTAAATTTAAGTCAGCTAACTATAGGGGAATTTTGGCAATGGCAACGGGGGCGGGTAAAACAATTACTGCCTTAGCTTGTGCAAGTAGTATAGAAGATTTGGATTTAATTATTATTGTTGTTCCTATTAAAGATTTAGTTCAACAGTGGATGAATGAATTAGATAAACTAACTAACTTTTATTATCCTATTGCAGCAGTTGGAAAATCAGAAAATTGGAGAAACAAACTTTACAGAAAAGTACGCTTAATTCACGCAAATATACAAACAGTTAAAAGACTGCCTACTGTTTTAGTAGGTACGTATAATGGCTTGTCTAAAACTGCAATAGCTGAACTTATTGATGATGCTGGAGGGTTGCCCAAAAAATCTCTAATTATTGCTGATGAAGTACACACCGCAGGGGCAAAACAATATCGCAGAATACTAAGAAATGATTTTACTTGTCGCTTGGGGCTATCTGCTACTCCTATACGACCTAATGACGAAGACGGAACAGAATTTGTTTTAAATTATTTTGGCAATATTATCTACGAATTAAATATAGAACAAGCTATTAAACTCAACATTCTTTGTCAATATAAATATTATGTCTATATTGTTACTTTAACCGATGAAGAAAATGCAGAATACCAAAGGCTAACCAAAAAAATTGCTAAATTACTTCATAGTAATAATAAGCAAGTAAATAAATCAATTAATCGTTTAATTATCGAGCGATCGCGTATCATTAAGTCTGCTAGTGATAAGATAGCCATCCTCGATCAAATTATTCAAGACCATCCTATCAACAAAGGGATGATTTACTGCGCGGATATTAATCAAGCAAACATAGTATGTCATCAATTATCTCAAAAAGGGATGATAGTTTCTCGTTTTACTTCTATAGAAGATAAACAACGTCCCCAAATACTAAATGATTTTAGTCAAGGTCGTCTTGATGCTTTAGTCGCTGTAAAATGTCTTGATGAAGGCGTAGATATACCTGCTGCCCAAGAAGCTATTATTTTAGCTAGTGATACTTCACAACGACAGTTTATTCAACGTAGAGGCAGAATTTTAAGAAAAGCACCAGGCAAAGAAACAGCAACTTTAATTGATATACTTGTAGTACCACCGATAGGAGATGAACAGGTAAAATTAATTAAATCTGAAATAAATAGAATTAAACATTTTGCCACAACCGCAAGTAATAAAGCCACAGTTATTACTAAGTTAAGAGATGAATTATCTCATTATGGAATTACAATAGGAGATTTATATTAA
- the rpl12 gene encoding 50S ribosomal protein L12: protein MSAATDEILEKLKSLSLLEASELVKQIEETFGVSAAASAGVVMAAPTAAAGEPAEEQTEFDVILEEVPADKKIAILKVVRSITGLGLKEAKEMVESTPKALKEGVPKDDAEATKKQLEEAGAKVGIK from the coding sequence ATGTCTGCTGCAACTGATGAAATTCTCGAAAAGTTGAAATCTCTAAGTCTTTTAGAGGCTTCTGAACTAGTAAAACAAATTGAAGAAACCTTCGGAGTAAGTGCTGCTGCTTCTGCTGGGGTAGTTATGGCTGCTCCTACTGCTGCTGCTGGTGAACCTGCTGAGGAACAAACTGAATTTGATGTGATCCTTGAAGAAGTACCAGCAGATAAGAAAATTGCTATTCTTAAAGTGGTACGCTCCATCACTGGCTTAGGTCTTAAAGAAGCTAAGGAAATGGTTGAATCTACACCTAAAGCTCTTAAAGAAGGTGTTCCCAAAGATGATGCAGAAGCAACTAAGAAGCAATTGGAAGAAGCTGGGGCTAAAGTTGGTATTAAATAA
- a CDS encoding transcriptional regulator, TrmB: MTTTGLPSTKQNILQSLLKQGRVTAQQLAQDLKITTQAIRRHLNELEADGLITYQSVQQNIGRPQHLYYLTSQGRDRLSPQQYSEFAVSFLDTLAETAGVEQVSKVLEKQWQRKAAEYRDRLGKGSLPQRIAKLVELRQEEGYMAELHQGSPQQDQKFILVEHNCAISTVAESYPSICGHELEMFAAVLPDCIVKRTHWINDGEHLCGYSIQAK; this comes from the coding sequence ATGACGACCACTGGTTTACCGTCTACAAAACAGAATATACTGCAATCTCTACTCAAGCAAGGTAGGGTTACAGCACAACAACTAGCCCAAGATCTTAAGATTACTACACAAGCAATTCGTCGTCATCTCAATGAGTTGGAGGCAGATGGCTTAATTACTTATCAGTCGGTGCAGCAAAATATCGGCAGACCACAACATTTGTACTATTTAACCAGTCAAGGGCGCGATCGCCTGAGTCCTCAACAATATAGTGAATTTGCTGTATCTTTTTTAGATACCTTAGCAGAAACCGCAGGGGTAGAACAAGTTAGTAAAGTATTAGAGAAGCAGTGGCAACGTAAAGCAGCAGAATATCGCGATCGCTTGGGTAAGGGGAGTCTACCGCAGCGCATTGCTAAATTGGTTGAATTAAGGCAAGAAGAAGGGTATATGGCGGAATTACATCAAGGTTCGCCTCAACAAGACCAAAAATTTATCTTAGTTGAACATAACTGTGCAATTTCTACTGTTGCTGAATCTTATCCCAGCATTTGTGGGCATGAATTAGAAATGTTTGCTGCGGTTTTACCAGATTGCATTGTTAAACGAACTCACTGGATAAATGATGGTGAACATCTATGTGGGTATTCTATCCAGGCGAAATAA
- the rpl10 gene encoding 50S ribosomal protein L10, whose protein sequence is MGRTLANKKEIVAELKENLSQAQLAFVINYEGLSVAEITDLRNRLRPSGAVCKITKNTLMNIAIDGDANWQPMQELLSDATAFLLVGEEVGAAVKAYKGFQKDTKKTELRGGVMEGQVLTTEQVEALGDLPTKDELYAQIAGSINALATKIAVGVKEIPSGLARGIKAVSEKEE, encoded by the coding sequence ATGGGGAGAACCCTCGCCAATAAAAAAGAGATCGTAGCTGAACTTAAAGAAAATTTAAGCCAAGCTCAATTAGCCTTTGTCATTAACTATGAGGGGTTATCGGTAGCAGAAATTACCGATTTACGTAATCGTCTACGTCCTAGTGGGGCTGTTTGCAAGATTACTAAAAATACCCTGATGAACATTGCCATTGATGGTGATGCTAATTGGCAACCAATGCAGGAATTACTGAGTGATGCAACTGCTTTTCTACTAGTTGGAGAAGAAGTGGGAGCAGCCGTTAAGGCATACAAGGGATTCCAAAAAGACACCAAAAAGACCGAACTGCGCGGTGGCGTGATGGAAGGTCAGGTTTTAACTACAGAACAAGTTGAAGCATTAGGTGACTTGCCTACCAAAGATGAGCTATATGCTCAAATTGCTGGTTCTATTAACGCTTTAGCTACTAAAATTGCCGTTGGTGTTAAAGAGATTCCTAGTGGGTTGGCAAGAGGCATTAAAGCTGTCTCTGAAAAAGAAGAATAA
- a CDS encoding FeS assembly protein SufB, with amino-acid sequence MSANVKTLVNQPYKYGFVTDIETDAIPRGLSEDVIRLISAKKNEPEFMLEFRLKAYRQWLKMSEPNWPHVEYPPIDYQNIVYYSAPKKKSEKLGSLDDVDPALLETFDKLGIPLSEQKRLSNVAVDAIFDSVSIGTTFKEKLAEDGVIFCSISEALQEHPELVQKYLGTVVPVADNYFAALNSAVFSDGSFVFIPKGVTCPMELSTYFRINDGDTGQFERTLIVAEEGASVSYLEGCTAPMFDTNQLHAAVVELVALDNADIKYSTVQNWFAGDEEGKGGIYNFVTKRGLCKGVNSKISWTQVETGSAITWKYPSCVLVGDNSVGEFYSIALTNNLQQADTGTKMIHVGKNTRSTIISKGISAGNSKGSYRGLVKIGSKADGARNYSQCDSMLIGDNAEANTFPYIQVDNNTAKLEHEASTAKIGEEQLFYFAQRGISEEDAVSMLVSGFCKDVLNELPMEFAAEADKLLSLKLEGTVG; translated from the coding sequence ATGAGTGCCAACGTCAAAACTTTAGTTAATCAACCTTATAAATACGGTTTTGTTACCGATATTGAGACTGATGCTATTCCACGCGGTTTGAGTGAAGATGTCATCCGTTTGATTTCGGCAAAGAAAAACGAACCAGAGTTTATGCTAGAGTTTCGCCTCAAAGCTTATCGTCAATGGCTTAAAATGAGTGAACCTAATTGGCCTCATGTGGAATATCCACCAATTGATTATCAAAATATAGTTTATTATTCTGCCCCTAAGAAAAAGTCAGAAAAACTAGGTAGTCTTGATGATGTTGATCCAGCTTTATTAGAAACTTTTGATAAACTCGGTATTCCCCTATCAGAACAAAAACGTTTAAGTAATGTAGCTGTCGATGCCATTTTTGATAGTGTTTCAATTGGTACTACCTTCAAGGAAAAATTAGCAGAAGATGGCGTAATCTTTTGTTCCATCTCAGAAGCCCTTCAAGAACATCCAGAACTAGTACAAAAATATTTAGGTACTGTAGTTCCTGTTGCTGATAACTATTTTGCAGCTTTAAACTCGGCTGTATTTAGTGATGGTTCATTTGTCTTTATTCCTAAAGGGGTAACTTGCCCAATGGAATTATCAACCTATTTCCGTATTAATGATGGAGATACAGGACAATTCGAGCGTACCTTAATTGTGGCAGAGGAAGGAGCATCGGTAAGTTATTTAGAAGGTTGTACCGCCCCAATGTTTGATACTAATCAACTTCATGCTGCGGTGGTAGAATTAGTAGCTTTAGATAATGCCGATATCAAATACTCTACTGTGCAAAACTGGTTCGCAGGTGATGAAGAAGGTAAGGGGGGAATTTACAACTTTGTGACTAAAAGAGGTTTATGTAAGGGAGTAAATTCTAAAATATCTTGGACTCAAGTAGAAACAGGTTCAGCAATTACTTGGAAATATCCCAGTTGTGTCTTAGTTGGCGATAACTCTGTAGGTGAATTCTATTCCATCGCCCTAACTAATAACCTGCAACAAGCAGATACAGGGACAAAAATGATTCATGTGGGCAAAAATACTCGTAGCACAATTATATCTAAAGGTATCTCCGCAGGTAATTCCAAAGGTAGTTATCGAGGGTTAGTTAAAATTGGTAGTAAGGCGGATGGTGCGCGCAACTATTCCCAGTGTGACTCAATGCTAATTGGTGATAATGCAGAAGCAAACACTTTTCCTTATATCCAGGTGGATAATAATACCGCAAAATTAGAACATGAAGCTTCAACGGCTAAAATCGGCGAAGAACAGCTATTTTACTTTGCTCAACGGGGTATTTCTGAGGAAGACGCTGTTTCTATGTTAGTTAGTGGTTTCTGTAAGGATGTTCTTAACGAATTACCAATGGAATTTGCAGCCGAAGCTGATAAACTGTTGAGTTTAAAATTAGAAGGAACTGTTGGGTAA